The Hyphococcus flavus genome contains a region encoding:
- a CDS encoding RNA-binding S4 domain-containing protein: protein MTGAASANDTGKCSAQVSQRIDQWLWRARFFKTRTLASKFVNDGNVRLTRNDNTTRIDKSSANIRAGDTLVFTRNDRLRIIVILECASRRGPASEAQALYDDKSPPPPTKPARPVAPFEREKGAGRPTKKDRRALTALKTRD from the coding sequence ATGACGGGCGCCGCATCGGCCAACGATACCGGAAAGTGTTCCGCGCAAGTCAGTCAGCGCATTGATCAATGGTTATGGCGTGCGCGTTTTTTTAAAACCCGCACGCTTGCATCAAAATTTGTAAACGATGGCAATGTTCGCCTTACGCGCAACGACAACACAACGCGTATTGACAAATCGAGCGCCAACATACGCGCTGGCGACACGCTTGTTTTCACACGTAACGACAGGCTTCGCATTATTGTTATTCTGGAATGCGCGTCACGGCGAGGCCCGGCAAGTGAAGCGCAAGCGCTTTACGACGACAAATCACCACCACCGCCAACAAAACCTGCTCGGCCTGTTGCTCCATTCGAACGGGAAAAAGGCGCCGGCAGACCCACGAAGAAAGATCGCCGCGCCCTGACCGCGCTAAAAACCCGCGATTAA
- a CDS encoding TerB family tellurite resistance protein: protein MLDKLFDRFKQQTPSDEAQEIDALQLAFAALLVEAARADEIYAQHEIEIIDRALMNKFSIDAGSAAALRTKAEAVQENANDIQRFTRVAKEMSEDEKISLLEEIWEIILSDGDRDSFEDTLVRRICGLIYVDDRESGQARQRVEARLKR from the coding sequence ATGCTTGATAAACTTTTCGACCGTTTCAAACAGCAAACTCCGTCAGATGAGGCGCAAGAAATTGACGCCTTGCAACTTGCATTCGCTGCTCTGCTGGTGGAAGCGGCGCGCGCCGATGAGATCTATGCCCAACATGAAATCGAGATCATCGACCGGGCGCTGATGAACAAATTCTCCATCGACGCCGGTTCGGCCGCGGCGCTGCGCACCAAAGCGGAAGCGGTCCAGGAGAACGCGAATGACATTCAGCGCTTTACCCGGGTCGCCAAGGAGATGAGCGAGGATGAAAAAATCAGCCTGCTCGAGGAGATCTGGGAAATCATCCTTTCTGACGGGGATCGCGATTCCTTTGAAGACACGCTGGTGCGCCGGATTTGCGGGCTCATCTATGTAGATGACCGGGAAAGCGGTCAGGCCAGACAGCGTGTCGAGGCCCGGCTAAAAAGATAA
- the fdxA gene encoding ferredoxin FdxA has translation MTYVVTEACIKCKYTDCVEVCPVDCFYEGENMLVIHPDECIDCGVCEPECPAEAIIPDTEDGADKWVELNTKYAAVWPNITEKVDALPGADDVAEEKGKFEKYFSDKPGEGS, from the coding sequence ATGACTTACGTGGTGACTGAAGCCTGCATCAAATGCAAATATACCGACTGCGTGGAGGTCTGCCCCGTCGATTGTTTTTATGAGGGCGAGAATATGCTGGTGATTCATCCGGATGAATGCATCGATTGCGGCGTCTGCGAGCCTGAATGCCCGGCTGAAGCCATCATCCCCGATACCGAGGACGGCGCTGACAAATGGGTGGAACTCAACACCAAGTACGCGGCTGTCTGGCCGAATATCACTGAGAAAGTCGATGCGCTGCCTGGCGCGGATGATGTTGCTGAGGAAAAAGGCAAATTCGAGAAGTACTTCAGCGATAAGCCAGGAGAAGGTTCCTGA
- a CDS encoding CarD family transcriptional regulator, with translation MATKAKKTAAKKTTAKKAASKKAPARKTTAKKATVKSTAKKKATVKTSAKKAVKKAPAKKKVAAKKTAPKKTVKKKATVKTSAKKKATVKTTATKKKAAKKTTAKVAPKKKAATKTTAKKATAKKAAPSKAKATKKTAEKPKPKPKPANVGQAPRKTTLAASIPTPTTVMPKDAPQADADASENVQASKTAKQDFKVNDQIVYPAHGVGKIMSLEKQQVAGIPIELFVINFDQEKMKLRVPTGKAKAAGMRPLSDDKTVKDAIGTLKGRARIKRTMWSRRAQEYDAKINSGDIKLVAEVVRDLYRGEDQPEQSYSERQLFEAALDRMAREVAAVRKVDLGKAIEELEGVLRKKAGAAAAAAAAAAN, from the coding sequence ATGGCGACGAAAGCAAAAAAAACAGCGGCCAAGAAAACCACCGCGAAAAAGGCCGCATCAAAAAAAGCGCCAGCGCGCAAAACGACCGCCAAAAAGGCGACCGTGAAGTCCACAGCCAAAAAGAAAGCGACCGTTAAAACGTCCGCTAAAAAGGCCGTCAAAAAAGCGCCAGCCAAGAAGAAGGTCGCAGCAAAAAAGACTGCCCCGAAAAAGACGGTTAAGAAAAAAGCGACCGTTAAAACATCTGCCAAAAAGAAGGCGACCGTAAAGACTACGGCGACGAAAAAGAAAGCCGCCAAGAAAACCACGGCTAAAGTCGCACCAAAGAAAAAAGCTGCGACGAAAACCACCGCCAAGAAAGCAACCGCCAAAAAAGCCGCCCCATCAAAGGCTAAGGCGACAAAAAAGACTGCGGAAAAACCGAAACCAAAGCCAAAGCCCGCCAATGTGGGCCAGGCCCCGCGTAAAACCACCCTCGCCGCTTCAATCCCGACGCCGACGACGGTGATGCCAAAGGATGCGCCTCAAGCCGATGCTGACGCTTCGGAAAACGTTCAGGCGTCAAAAACGGCGAAACAGGATTTCAAGGTCAACGACCAGATCGTCTACCCCGCTCATGGCGTCGGCAAGATCATGAGCCTTGAAAAGCAACAGGTCGCTGGCATCCCGATCGAGCTTTTCGTCATCAATTTCGATCAGGAAAAGATGAAGCTCCGCGTCCCGACCGGCAAAGCGAAAGCCGCCGGCATGCGCCCGCTTTCAGACGATAAAACCGTCAAGGACGCCATTGGCACCCTTAAAGGCCGGGCCCGCATCAAGCGAACCATGTGGTCGCGCCGCGCGCAGGAATATGACGCAAAAATCAACTCCGGCGACATCAAGCTTGTTGCTGAGGTGGTGCGTGATCTCTATCGCGGAGAGGACCAGCCGGAACAAAGCTATTCTGAACGACAGCTTTTTGAAGCTGCGCTTGACCGCATGGCGCGAGAAGTCGCAGCGGTTCGCAAAGTCGATCTCGGCAAAGCCATTGAAGAGCTTGAAGGCGTTCTCAGAAAGAAAGCCGGCGCAGCAGCAGCAGCTGCTGCCGCCGCCGCCAATTAA
- a CDS encoding thermonuclease family protein, with protein MKRRAFIAGAASFCAIRANAQTPVVNATALSGDRFTVGDDEYQLADVIAPPLYTLKKTPPAYFEAARQTLDSLLRQGVNIKEASPKSRWGVQPVIATMQASSRTLQEILCAAGAVRVAPQTENHDHIDRLLAAEKTTRDGRKGLWSLDSYSVYKATSANGAIGAYNIIEGTVVRAAKTRSRFYLNFGDDYRTDFTAGAVSRIYRRWAKDEFDLAALEGVRVRVRGFVEEINGPSIDLIHPKQIELLHARTA; from the coding sequence ATGAAACGGCGCGCCTTCATTGCAGGCGCGGCATCTTTTTGTGCTATACGTGCAAATGCGCAAACACCTGTCGTCAATGCAACAGCCCTATCCGGCGACCGGTTTACGGTCGGTGATGACGAATATCAGTTAGCGGATGTTATCGCGCCGCCGCTATACACATTGAAAAAAACGCCGCCAGCCTATTTTGAGGCTGCTCGTCAAACGCTCGATAGTTTGTTGAGGCAGGGCGTTAATATTAAAGAGGCCAGCCCCAAATCTCGCTGGGGCGTACAGCCCGTTATCGCCACAATGCAAGCCTCGTCGCGAACCCTTCAGGAAATATTGTGCGCGGCAGGAGCCGTGCGTGTCGCGCCGCAAACGGAAAACCATGATCACATCGACCGGCTGCTAGCCGCTGAAAAGACAACGCGAGACGGCCGGAAAGGCTTGTGGTCTCTGGATTCATACAGCGTCTACAAAGCGACATCCGCGAACGGCGCGATTGGCGCTTATAACATCATCGAGGGGACAGTCGTTCGGGCTGCAAAAACGCGTAGCAGGTTTTATTTGAATTTCGGCGATGACTATCGAACAGATTTTACCGCCGGTGCCGTCAGCAGGATTTACCGCCGCTGGGCGAAAGACGAATTCGATTTAGCAGCGCTTGAGGGCGTCAGGGTTCGCGTTCGCGGATTTGTAGAGGAGATCAACGGACCATCCATTGATCTCATTCACCCCAAACAGATTGAGTTGTTACACGCGAGAACAGCTTGA